The Chaetodon auriga isolate fChaAug3 chromosome 4, fChaAug3.hap1, whole genome shotgun sequence region CATTAATGCATGATCTACTGTATGTCATTAGTCAGGATTACATCTGGTGGTTGCCAGTTTTCCCAGTGCTGTTAGCCACTAAGTCCTAAGACTTTAGACTTTGTTTGTATTATTGCATTTGTAATTTGGCATGAATGCATACAAGAAAATGGCAGTTAACTGCTTTCTTGTTGAGTCATTGTGGGGTAAAGCAATTAATGTGTCAGATTAAAGAGTTAAGTAGTAGAAAGTAGTGTTAAGTTGCACGTTGTAACATGTTATTAGTATTGTGTGTTAACATGACAACATCACAAAAACAGTCTTGGGTTATTTAATATCGATTTAATGAACAAACAAGGAGCAATACGTGGTACATTTCACACACCAGTATTCcccagatataaaaataaacactctAAACACCATTTTGTGAAGTTATCCGACTGgtatttgtttttgcactgttCTCATGTCTCGACACCTTCAATAATGACATCTTTGTGCAATTTAAagggtaaaaagaaaaaaaaaaggtcaaacacaGCATAGAAACAGCAGCTAGTTAGGGAGCCAGTCTTGCATTTAGCCAACTTGACCCCCTTTTTTATACCCCTTTATAAAGCTCTTGACACAAACCAGTCATCTCTGTACAAACACTGCTTtctagaaaacacaaaaggagtGGCAGTGAAATCAAGAAAATACTGTACAAAACAACGTGGAATGACTGACACTGAGAGGTGTGGCACTTTAAGGGTTAGCTTATGTAAATGTTTATACTGAAACACCTTGGAGAAAGCGATCTACTTCAGTTTCAATCAAaagtgcagttttgtttttgttcacctCACCTCAATTTCCGAAATGTACATTCTTTTGACTGTTCAAAGGGAAAAATTGTACCCGGctattttgaaaaatatgcaAGTAAAAAGGTAGCTTCATCTCCGTCTTTTCAGGAAAACTGGCACATACAAAAGGGCTCCTCAGAAGCTTTCAACTTTGACAACACCACCATCTCCCTCGCTGACAAATCTCTTCCGACCCCTGACAAGAGACACAACACattaacaacaaaacacacttcctTGGGAAATGAGTGTGGCGGTGTGTCAAAATCAGCTGCGTGAGCTTACCGACAGGGACAAAGATCTCTTAACTTCACATCAATGATTCCCATACTGAAGCTCTTATCGACAAACTGCTCCAGGATGAAGTACGCACGAGGGACATCGATGTTGATTTCAGCAATGTCCATATAAACCCTTTCATAGCCCTGTGAAGGAACACAAGAACACCACATGTAACACAGCTCCTTATAAAAGCTtgtaaacaaatgaatgaaattagtGTGTGCAGTGCGTAATTCAAACACCAGGTGGCACCTTACCCTTCTCATTTGGTCCACAGTGATGACggatgaggcagagagagacttGAGTAGCTGCTGAACCATTTTGAAGGTTTTTTCTCCTTTGGACTCCAACACCATCACTATAGCCTGAGCCAGATGGCAGAAATATTCACAGCCGTGTATTAGTCCTCACAACCATTGACACCATCTCTGAATATTCATCTGTATATTTTAGCTGAGACTAAGCTGGGATGCTCTGCTTCAAACTTTACCTCATAGACAAACTCGTGGTGGAAATGGGGAACCTCTAGATCCCTCAGGCATCTCTCAGCCTCCTTGCTGTCTCCAGACAGGATGTActccttcagcagcaggttcatctgacagcacacagaacaggaaatgacaaTTATTATTAATCATTATTAATAATTGGAGAGTTGTGAAGGAAGACAAATGATaaacaacaatacaaaaacataaataaatgaacactgCTAACAAAGACATGGTCTACTTCCAGCGTCTCCTCACGTCTGCTTTATGTAACTCACCTCTTTGATGAGCTGTGTGACAGGCCTCTGGCCCCCACCTGTCCCCCACTGGTTGTCTATGCGTAGGCCACCCAGGCTCATCTTCAGCAGCACCGCCGCCCGGTCCAATGCCGCCCTGGAAGAGAAAAGACGAGTAAGGTTTGTGGGGCAaagctgaaacactgcagcagctttcatcCCTTCATTCATTACTGTCCCTCCTCCCGACCGACAGCGAACACGCTGCCTCTGATGTCAGGAAAATCCAGCATCTGCCATGTCTGCTACACCCGTTTTTACAGATGTTCTGGCCTTGACACCGAGCCTCTCTACCAAAGGCTGCTTGTAATATTTGAGAAACCTTTGTTTATCATGTTGTTTGGTCTGACTTCATTCTTACTTGTGATCTAGAAAACTCACAACATTTTAATTTGGTTTGCTTTATTAAAGCATCTCTCCTCTTCACATGCATTAACACAAACCTCAAAGAACAGTTCAGGTTCCCCTGTTCTTTCTCACCTTTCCTCCTGAAAGTGGCCACTCTTTTCATGCTATATTTAATGCTATGAGTATTAGAGATACATGAAAGCTTCTGTATGATAGCGCTGACTGAACATTCTCCTATCTTTAGCAGTCAATCTCACTTGCAAACACTTCACGCCCTTTCATAATCTCTAAAGACTTTCATGATAAGAGCGTAACAAAGGAGACTGAAattaaaaagcacacacaccttgtgTATTCACAGTCAACTCTGCCTTTGTAGCCCTCGATGTAGCTCTTGGACAATATTTGGTCGCTAACAGCACGTGCAATGAACTGACCCACCAACTGGAAAGTaaacacaaaagagagaaaaaaacgtaaacaaacaggaacaaatTGCAAAGCACCACATTGAACACAGCACAGTTTGATAGATAAAGGGTCAAAGTCAGAGGGTGAGGGATGTAGCCTGTAGCCCAGAGTCAAGGGCCTCGTGCTAATGAGtaactgacatttaaagcaCAGCACTTTTCTGTGCAGGGGCATTTCAGGAATGCAGTGAGGAATGAACATTTGTCCAGAGAGACAgtggttctgtgtttgttggttttgttgcaTGAGGATAGATAACACGTCATGAACTTTATCCACTCCTTTAACAAAAAGTCTTGGtatattcaaacaaacaaacaaaaatcaggTCAACGAGCAAAGATCTGTAACACTGCTGTTACACAGTCTGAAGCACTGGAGGccccacaaaaacactgaaatcataGATGTCTGTCAGTGGCCTGTgtggcacgtgtgtgtgtgtgtgtgtgtgtgtgtgtgtatttgtttacagTAGTGTGAGCACATGATTTAGGGAAACGAAAAGAGCTGGCTCTGCTCTTCTGGCCTCCACAAAGCCTGCGCTCATCACTGATCATTGTTCCTGTTCAGACGAGAGGCAGCTACGTCTCATCTGACCCATGGCTGTGGCCACTGGCAGGCGcaagaggagtgtgtgtgtgtgtgtgtgtgtgtgagagtgagagagaaaggggcagagggaaggaggtgggGGCAGTGCAGAGTCATAATGCCTCTTTAAACCCACAGAGAACTGTGAGAAATGACTATGGAACCCAAATGAGGCTGTGAAAGGAGGGCTGTGGGGGGAGGGCGACCGATAACCCTTTGAGCGTCCTTCGCTGAGCTTGCATTTtgccagcacagacagacaatggCCAGagatctcatgtctgtgcaggcTGAAAAGgaaagtatacacacacaccatctctctctctctctctctctctctctctctctctctctctgtttgttaaaatgtctgacaaaaaaaaaaccttttaacaCAAGAAAAGATTATATGACATggatttacagcagctccaggGTCCTGCTTTATTTCTGCAAATGAGCTGCTAATTGAGCTacaggtgtacacacacatatcaccAGGAGACTCACCTGTGGGGCCCCCGGTGTATCCAGGACCAGATCGGGCAGCTCTCGGAGCAGTTTGTCGAAGGAACTTTCCATGTCGCTGCGGGACAAAACGGGCCCGCACAGGTCGGCCAGCAGCCTGGAGGTGAGCTCCCGCTGGCTGGCTTTGGCCTCCAGGGCCAGCGACACAGCCAGCGAGGGCACCTCGCTCCGCATGGGCCCCAGGTTCAGTTCTGCAAGCAGCTCCTGGATGTGGAGAGAGGCGTCAACTTGGCATGGCCTTAAAGGTTGAAGGTTCAAGTGTCCTGCTATTGGCAGGTTTAAAGGCTGTTTCCTTACCACTACTTCATTTGTGTCTGCGTGTTCAAAGTACTCTTGCACGATGGGGATGACTGTCTTCTCAAAGTCCCTCTCATCCAGCGGGGGAACCACAGTCTCATACACACAGTTTTCCTgtcaaaacacagtcacactccACGTATTACGCCTTGATTACTTACTTACGGCAAAGTAGACCGTTATTATGTCCACGTGGCTGCATGCCCCACCAGACACATTTCAGAAACAGAGCATTCTGCCTGTCTGACTTTGTTGACCTGCTTTGTTCATTTTACCTTCATTTTTGTGCTTCCACCATGGATAATTAGGCTATGTAATTAAATGGTTTCTGTTTTCAAAATCAGGattctgcacagggtgttttattttgaaaactgagcAGATTCTCTCCGCCGTTCCTTTATCTGACTTCCTGCCGATCTAATCTGCCCTGTGCAGTTTgacccaaaaacaaacaagtcacGTACGttaagcagagcagagagatgctCGTGGGATActtctgaaatgtgctgcagcacatctgGTGGAATCATAACTAGTGTCTACAGTGAGTGCAATGAGATCCAGTGGCCACGCCACAGCATTACAGTCTCCACATGAGAAATAGTAATTGCAGGCTTGTGCACTGGATCACATTAGATTTTCCAGATGACTGTGCTGATTCAAACACATAATGAAGATGTACATCAACAACGCAGTCAGTACCTGAGCTTCGTCGTAGTTGGGGTCTTTCTCGTCTACCTCCTCTGGTTCATAAACTTCACCAGATCGGCCCCATACAccttttcctccagcaccacctgCAGACAAAGGTCATTGACAATGTTGGACATGATATCTGATAACATCCCGATCGCTCATGTCAAGGAAATACGGTTGAAAAGCGAAGCCATGAGCAGCATCATGTTCCAAAGATTTAGTGGCACACATATCTTGGTTACCTGAAAGATGCgttgttttgtaaaaaaaacaccttcaaaCCCTTTTCAGTAGTAATAATAGGACGGTGGGGGTTACAGAGCATGGTGTCAAATATTGACACAGAAACAGGTGACCTCATCTAGAGCAGGGAAACATCTCCTATCTCAAGTGTTTTTGCAACATTTGTCAGACTAAACCTAACACGACATTTGCTCACTAAGAGCCTGGTGGTCTGTTGTCCAGGACATTTTCACTACAGGCCTCGTTGTGTCAGGTCTCACTGATTCATTTTCAAGTGTAGGTTCAGTTCGAGCACCAAGAAGGAAATGATTGTCAAGAAATGTGACATTCGTTCTGACAAAAGGTCAACCAGTAGTTTAACATTAAATGTGCAGGCAGGTGCTCTGTGCTTTACTCAAGTGATGCTCTGCTTAGTGTCAGATCTCTGCATCCAAACAAACCCCACAATCACTCTAAGCACATCATCACACGCAGCACATCTCTGGGCTGCAGTTTAGAATAGCTTCATGAAGAGCTCGTCCACTGGCCACGGATGTAATACTATCGGTGTTACAATAATATTACTAATGTCATACAGatcattgtctgtgtgtgtaatctgTACTAATTCCCACGATAGATTCTTTAACCCAAGGACCAAACATGCTGTGATATAATCCCTCTATTTGAGGAGGTAATGCCTTTGAAtgtgtcacacaaacaaatctgCTTGGTCTGAGGTCAGCACTGGCAGATTGCAGACAGTTTAAGAAGCCCTGAACCAAGCAGCTTGTGTCACATGCTTCGAAACCTCCATTAGTTCCAGCCCGATATGTGGCATATGACATGCCACTATATTTAGCTCGGCCCACATCGACTGTGCAAACCCGGCCCACTTCAGCGCGTTTTTGTTTGCCTTCGCCAAAGATTCTGCACATCCACTGCGTCTGTATTTCAAAAATGCAATGCTTGAACATTTAATGCAGGAATGCTCAGATAACAGGGCTCCACTGGCACAGCAATTCTGTTATGTAACAAGTAAAACCTCCAGACACAGTGCCAAGAGACACTACAATTGCTCCAGTTCCACTGCCCATGGGAAGAGCACAGTGACTGAACTGTTCTGCAGTctgctgggacacacacacgcacacacacactacatgctTAGATCACTGAATGCAGACGCACAGTGTGAAACAGCCGGACTATCAGATGATGTGGTACTTGCAAAATTTTTATGTACTAACGCACTTGTGATGCATCACGGTGGCTTGTTAAATACAGTGACGAGCGAGGAGAAGGCAAGTCAGACGAGCGATCCGTGGTTTGTTATGTAAAGTGGATGAGGAGCCACGATAACAGCAAGCTATTATGCAATATTATCACACCGATAAGTATTTATCTACAGCTATCGCTGTGCCCTGGTAAACTAGAGCATCTCACTTCAGTAAATCAAAAACAGATAACAAATCAAAGTCCTGCAGGGGACAAACAAATGCTCCACAGCCAGCTGCCTCTGTAGGATTTAACGGTGAAACATTCACATCCCACCCGACGCAGGCACAGAATATCTCTGACAAAAGTAACTTCTGGTTTGCACAAATGTTGCCATGATTATTCCTTGACCTCTAATGGAAATTTCCAGAAAAGCTTGGCTGAGCAGACTGCAAAAAAAGCGCTTGGTGTGATATCACTGAGCCATTTGTGTAGAAGCCAAGTGGTTTATGGTTTCTCGAAGGAAAGCCACCAGCTGACGGCAACATGAGGTCTCACTGTGACAAAGACCTTCCCTTTGAAGCGCTGACATGTCAGTGGCTCTGTGATTGCCTCTTACTCGCCTGTGTTAATGACCAGCAAATGGTTATCCTTTGAAAATTACAGAGACTAAGACATTTGATCTCTCTGGCGTCACAGTGTTACAtggcaataaaacacaatcatGCGGCCATATTTAAAAAACTGGACTGACTTCTTCATTTATTAAAATGTTACATTCTCTTGCCTTTCTTTGGCAGACCTCTTCCCTTGCCCAGTCGAGACTTTCTGTCCAGCAGCTTGCTCTTGGGGCTAGTGGGTGCCACCGAGGTTCCCCTGACCACATCCCCGGTGTCGCTCAGAGAGTCCCCCCTGCCGGAGTCCCTGGAGGAGTTCTTCCTCAGCCTCCGCTTGGCCTTCGCCTTGAGACGCGCTTCATGGATGCTGTTGCTGGATGAGGACACCCAGTTGCCATTGATCTCattgctgatgtttttgttgcCGATAACCAATTCTCGATTGTCTTCATCTCCAGACGCAAAGGAGTCGCTCAGGTCCCCGGCCTCTGTTGGATCACAAGGGAAAGTGTGGTTCATGTTAAAGCTGACAGAAGCTTTTCACAGCTGGTTTAATAGTCATGTAAGATAAGCAGCAGAATGAAATCAATGTGCAAATTCAACAACCCCAAACACTTCAGGCAGTGCAAGAAACAAGCCATCAACCACTTCCGCATGAAAAAGTCCCAGTGCCCCACATCAGAGGCAGCTGATGAAGCATTTCCATCGCAGTGACAGGCTCTCACTTACCGACGGGGTTCGCGTTCAGCCAGGCCTCGCAGTCATTTGCCATGTTTTACAGTAGAAACGAGATCTTGCAGCAGAGCAGCGTGCAAAGAGGCGTTTATTTCAAATGATACCTGCAATgttgaagaggaaagagaaacttTAGGCGAAGACACGCGTTGATAACATGTCCAGACACGGTGCGACGCAGCAgcctcccctccccccacccatTCAAAGTCACAGTGTTGGTAAACAATGGCTAACGTTACGTTAGCTTCAATGTTCGCTGCCCAACGGAATAGCTGCGCCAAAAGACCAAACTCTGAGTTCCTAACTGCACATATAAAGCTATTGCTGCTCATACGCATAATCTAAATCTAAAGTTACAATTTAAGACCTTGATGTACATCGCTGACTCGTCGTTTGTTTTGTGGGAGCCCCAGATTAGCGTTAAATTGCTAGTACATCTTTGAGCTACATCGTTAAAATCGTTCAATCCTCGACAACACTGACATGTAGAATATGCTTTTATATCTCCTTTGCTCCGTCGATGAAATATCTCACAATAAAGTCACTGACCGTCTGTTGTCTTCACGTTCCAAACTCTGACACGAAccctgttgtttttgttttatctacCCAGCAACTCAGGCACGTAGGGCTGTACTTTCcatctctgattggctggaggtATGTGGGGTTTTAAAAACAAAGGACCAATGAAAATGCAACACGGGATTTTCTTCTCGCATGTTCTGTTCGCTCTGTGCGGCTGATAGAGTGCTGCCCCCTATCGGTAGTACTGTAGAACAGCTCTTTCTATTCTTGGAAATTGCCTGTTTGACACATTAACGCCAACATTCTGGTTAATTAATGATGATGGAGATGATGTTAATGATTGATTGACTCTTCTTCTTGCCAAAGCTTGTTGATCATCCTGAAGAGATACTTCACTTAAGAATATTACACTTTGGtatgctttttttaaaataagaaatacaaTAATTTTGTAAAAGATTAATGTTAAATATCCAAACTGAGTTTTACACATCTATTTAGAGATTTATTTTTAGCAGCACCCAGATGTGTTTTTTGCCCTGACACTTGGGGGAGCTCTTTAACAACACTCCCACTCAAGTCCAACCAtcaacagcagaaaatggatggaaaGATGGTGCGCTGTGCCGTCTGTGGGTGGTGTTCATGACTGTATTACCACTATCACATAGCATACACAATATGTTAGATATTAATTTGAGTTAGAAGAAAAATACCCGTTGAAACaagtttaaaatgtttattcaagtttttatttgatcagaAATCATATGAAAAGTTTGTCAAAGAAAATAACACTATCATCAGGATCAGTATTCACAGtatacaaaaacaaattctgTCTAAATAATCCCTCTGAGCAAATCACTGTTAcatgaaatattgcatttttaactctgataaattaaaaacatggTCCAGTTTAAGGTCTTCAATATTTAAGGCATTACATATGTTGGCAGATATGACTGGGGTTGTCTTATGAATTAAAGCCAACATTAAACTTCAAGAAAAGATCTTTCGCATAATTGCATCATTATCGACCCAAATGATGTACATTttacctgacagacagatatTTTAGTGCACAAACtgacataaaagaaaaacagcaagacCCTTTAAAGCCCcagatataaataaaaatgaaaatgtagtgTAATAAGCTTTACACCGAAATCTgttcaacaaatacaacaaacctGAGAATCGGCCTCAGTTCTTTAACTGAGAAAAAAATTCAGTGGCACATATTTCAAGTCATTTTGCAGCTGTAAATGTACTGTAGTTAGGATGAGTACAATTTAACTCAGCAAATGGACTAAGATTAGCCCTTACTGTTAAACTCTGTCTTCTCAGTCAGTAGAAATCATCGTAAATACATTCCTATTCCaaaaaaactaacaaacaaaTGTCATCACACACAATCCAATGAGAACACTTTAAGAAAATGTATAAacatcaacaaataaataaatattgcagCCTCACTTTACATTACACTTCAGGTATGTACAAGATTGAGAGCATCTAAGGCTAACATTGTCCATGCATGACATCCATCCAATCATCTCTTCCCCCCCAAAACCTCAAAGCCAGTGCAACTGTCCACATGCTGGAGCTTCCATGTGTCACATTCTCCGTGCTGTAGATCACAACGTCACAAATGAAAGTATCTTCTCTTTCCTCCGCTGTGCGCTGTACAAGACATGACAGGTCAAGCTGATGTACgtcactgtgctgctgaggGTTCAGCAAGTGCGCCGGACACGCTGTCCTCTGCCAGCTGGGACAGGTATTTCTGTGGAAGAGTggaagaaagatgaaaaatgacagtctaaaataaataaatacattatatACGGgggaaaaaatggcaaaactaaTCTAAAGCTACTAAACACCACAACACATTATATACACACCATAcagacacatagacacacacacacacactgagctttgACAGACAGCACAACTGTTAAAAACAGGTTTTTTCCTCTTGGAATGTAATCCATCAAATGTTGGGGAATCGCTGCTCCTCCGCCTTGCCTCAGCTGTGCTGCCGGGGACCAGAGAAATGCAAGATGGCTTGGCACTGACCAGCCAATAATCAGAAACCTAATACAGTTGCAAGTTTACATGCGAtgtctatgtttgtgtgtgtgtgtgtgtgtgtgtgtgtgtgtgtgtgtgtgtgtgtgtgtgtgtgtgtgtgtatgtgctagGATTTTGTTGACATCTGTCTGCGTTGTTTACCCATCTGACTGCATGCCTGCAGTTTTCAGTTCTGACTAATTTTTTACTTACTGTTATCTCTTCTATATTATATTACTCTTTTGGCTGTATTTTAACTTAATTGTTCACCATGTTTGTACAGGTGAAGATAAACAAAGCTTTtctatattattttatttcagtattACAACCACAGTATGACTTTTCATATTTctcttctattttatttatatcctgttttattttactttatttattattcttattcctATGTGTGCAGTAGCACCATTTCATTCAGCTGTGTACTAAATATATAgatgaacaacaaaaaaacaaacttgacTAATTATATTTTCGATAATCACtaagtctataaaatgtccGAAAATAGTAAAAATGGCAAGCAGAAGTCTCCAGAGTCCCAGGTGTccaacaaacagcacaaagcacaaagacattTCATCATATGCATCTTTAAATTTGAGAAAGCACAACCACAGCGTTTTCCTCGATAAATGACTTCAACAGCTGGTAAATTCTCAAAATGAATATGATATAAATGACAACaatttttctgctgcttcagctgatTGTCTATTATTTAACTAATAGTTTTAGCACCACTGTGGATATTGCCAAACTCCAATCTGGCAGGCAAAgacttaaaacacaaaacaaagagcacGTTGGATTATTATGCTGAGTGttccaaaacactgcacagtttACATGGTACAGTGCTGCATGTGCTGAATGTAAGAGTGTGAAGAATTACTCATCAACCCAGCAACAGGTGGTGTAAAAAAATGTTGCTACCAGACCACACTGACTGTGGACCGCAGCAACAGCGTCCTCACTACAGATTAGCATTTTCAATACTGCTTTCGTTGGTATAAAAGGAGTGAGAGCAAACGCTCAGGCAGACATGTTGTACATGTGCGTACAGTACAAACATTCACTGTCAAGTCCACAAATCCACGAGGGTTAGCATGCTCAAAACattcagggaggaaaaaaagagcaaactgAGAGAGTGTCTCTGTGCAGTGCGTACCTGTAGGTTCCTGTAGTGCACAGTGCTGCGGCAGTGAGTGGTCTTTGCTGTGTCCTCACTGGTGTAGAACAGTCCGCAGAGTTTGCAGTAGAAGCCGGTCCTCGGCACAATGAACTCCACTCCTGTTAGACAGCAAACGCAGCAATTAAGAGTTCAATCATCGCAGAAATCAGCACCTGACAGACGAAGTTTCTCCTAAAAGGCATTTACCGCAGTAGAGCTTGATGAATACTGCAATCAAATACATgcttgtatgtatgtatgtatgtatgttctATGTACATATAAAATGCAGAAATCAATACAAATGtgattgtatatattgtttattgcctcatcattctttctatatgctgtttattttatatttttgcactatttaacttattgttcagtcgtttctatgtcttttttcctatgcaagtacaatgtttaaaccagagtcaaattccttgtatgtgcgGACATATGAGTATATGAGGACTGAGAGCAGCTGATTGGGCTGCGGGAGCGTTCCCTCTCTGGCATGTAgctggaggaagatgatgggTAAACAAAGCTGATTTCTGATAAAATATcctgtttcttttatttactgtacatcctttttaagcattttaaaaCGATGACAGAGAAAGTAAAGTATGCGTCTGTCAACGGCAGGCTAAACAACGTGAGCTCTCTGGGCGCACCCTCACTACACCACCTTCTTCTGACTGATTCTAGACAACAAAAAATGCTCTAAATCGAAGAACATGATATAACAAATCAAAGGGAACTCTGTTTGGTGAGGAACTTCACACGCTGACAGGAAGATGCGCTGTATGTGAAAACAATCAGCTCTGAAATCATGAGATTAAATGTAATCTGCATATGACCACAATTTTACTTTGTACTGTGTTGAGTGAATTAGAGAGGATGGGACACTGCTGTCTTACTTGATGATTTATACTGATAAAATGAATTTCCTTCCATTAACGAG contains the following coding sequences:
- the pdcd4b gene encoding programmed cell death protein 4b, whose translation is MANDCEAWLNANPVEAGDLSDSFASGDEDNRELVIGNKNISNEINGNWVSSSSNSIHEARLKAKAKRRLRKNSSRDSGRGDSLSDTGDVVRGTSVAPTSPKSKLLDRKSRLGKGRGLPKKGGAGGKGVWGRSGEVYEPEEVDEKDPNYDEAQENCVYETVVPPLDERDFEKTVIPIVQEYFEHADTNEVVELLAELNLGPMRSEVPSLAVSLALEAKASQRELTSRLLADLCGPVLSRSDMESSFDKLLRELPDLVLDTPGAPQLVGQFIARAVSDQILSKSYIEGYKGRVDCEYTRAALDRAAVLLKMSLGGLRIDNQWGTGGGQRPVTQLIKEMNLLLKEYILSGDSKEAERCLRDLEVPHFHHEFVYEAIVMVLESKGEKTFKMVQQLLKSLSASSVITVDQMRRGYERVYMDIAEINIDVPRAYFILEQFVDKSFSMGIIDVKLRDLCPCRGRKRFVSEGDGGVVKVESF